The following coding sequences are from one Deltaproteobacteria bacterium window:
- a CDS encoding lytic murein transglycosylase, with protein sequence MARYLYSLILISLFSVALAIFPSPVSADWTPLIERLVADKFDEQTVRRLFAQPGVKFDPGAMSCKLKELIKKRDKKPDAAYARKYRAAYARFLRPEVIAGARSYAQRNDVTLRKITNDYCVPKEIVVSILLVETELGKNMGNRGAFNTLASMALSSDLETIRPYLAPDLITERNEDYARKRCRQKADWAYSELKALIRYASGRGIDPLGIPGSLYGAIGICQFMPTQISAYGIDADKDGHINLFSEDDALYSVANYLRAHGWRCGISAKRQYRVILAYNHSNIYASTVLGVAGKLKQKGGDKPVTKLE encoded by the coding sequence ATGGCCCGTTATCTATACTCCTTGATTCTGATCTCACTTTTTTCTGTGGCCTTGGCTATTTTCCCCTCACCGGTATCTGCGGACTGGACTCCTCTTATTGAGCGCCTCGTAGCCGACAAGTTCGACGAGCAAACGGTAAGAAGGCTCTTTGCCCAGCCTGGTGTAAAGTTTGATCCGGGCGCCATGTCATGCAAGCTCAAGGAACTCATAAAAAAACGAGACAAAAAGCCTGATGCTGCCTATGCCCGCAAGTACAGGGCTGCTTATGCCCGCTTCTTAAGACCGGAAGTGATTGCCGGGGCGCGCTCCTATGCGCAGAGAAACGATGTGACATTGCGGAAGATAACGAATGACTACTGTGTTCCGAAGGAGATTGTCGTATCAATTTTGCTTGTTGAAACCGAGCTTGGCAAAAACATGGGCAACCGTGGCGCCTTCAATACACTGGCGAGCATGGCTTTGAGTTCCGATCTGGAAACGATCCGCCCCTATCTTGCGCCTGATCTGATTACTGAGAGAAATGAGGATTACGCAAGGAAACGCTGCCGCCAGAAGGCCGATTGGGCTTATTCAGAGCTCAAAGCCCTGATCAGATACGCCTCGGGAAGAGGTATCGATCCGCTCGGCATTCCCGGTTCACTGTATGGCGCAATCGGGATTTGTCAGTTTATGCCCACACAGATCTCCGCGTATGGAATCGACGCGGATAAGGACGGGCATATCAACCTCTTTTCAGAGGATGATGCCCTTTACAGTGTCGCCAATTACCTGCGCGCCCACGGCTGGAGGTGCGGTATCAGCGCGAAGAGGCAGTACCGCGTAATCCTTGCATACAACCATAGCAATATCTACGCTAGTACCGTTCTGGGTGTGGCCGGAAAGCTAAAGCAGAAAGGCGGAGATAAACCGGTTACGAAATTGGAATAA
- a CDS encoding amidohydrolase family protein, which produces MIIIDAHIHFSRIASFQDTALRESGCDYSLTGLQADLARNNIRAAVGMGLQETSLFGFPDAAASNPMELDLSDSWPEQLYFCPGINPHDLSDNSLEKIEKALQNPRTVGIKLYPGYYPFSVTDQIYTPIYELAAQFHLPVVMHSGDTFSERGLLKYSHPLAIDELAVTHRQNIFVIAHLGDPWVKETAEIVRKNTNVWTDISGLLVGSRAYLQEAGCEPLILNEFRHALLYAASWDKILFGTDWPLAPMDVYLDFVERIVPEKHLENVLGKNALNVFTKISNT; this is translated from the coding sequence ATGATCATCATTGATGCGCACATACATTTCTCCAGAATAGCCAGCTTCCAGGATACGGCTCTCCGGGAATCAGGTTGTGATTATTCATTAACCGGTCTTCAGGCGGATTTGGCCCGTAATAATATCCGGGCGGCTGTCGGAATGGGACTTCAGGAAACTTCCCTGTTTGGATTTCCCGATGCGGCTGCATCAAATCCGATGGAGTTGGACCTGTCCGACTCATGGCCTGAACAGCTCTATTTCTGCCCCGGGATCAACCCTCATGACCTTTCCGATAATTCTCTGGAAAAGATTGAAAAGGCGCTGCAGAATCCCAGGACCGTCGGCATAAAATTATATCCCGGCTACTATCCATTCTCCGTAACTGATCAGATTTACACTCCAATTTACGAGCTGGCAGCGCAATTCCATCTTCCCGTTGTCATGCACAGCGGCGATACCTTCTCTGAACGAGGGCTTCTCAAATACTCCCATCCCCTGGCAATTGATGAACTTGCTGTAACTCACCGGCAAAATATCTTTGTCATTGCTCACCTGGGAGACCCATGGGTGAAGGAAACGGCAGAGATCGTACGAAAAAACACGAATGTGTGGACCGATATTTCCGGGCTTCTGGTGGGAAGCCGGGCTTATTTACAGGAGGCGGGTTGCGAACCGCTCATACTGAATGAATTTCGCCACGCCCTTTTGTATGCCGCAAGCTGGGATAAAATCCTCTTCGGCACCGATTGGCCTCTGGCGCCTATGGATGTGTATCTCGACTTTGTAGAGAGGATTGTCCCCGAAAAACATCTGGAAAACGTTTTAGGGAAAAATGCATTGAATGTGTTTACCAAAATATCGAATACATAA